One Mycoplasmopsis bovigenitalium genomic window, ACTCAATGAATTAAGGATTATTTCAATAATTTAGGTTACCTTGATGTTGAAACACCATTCTTGCATGATTACATATCTGGGGCAGCTGCCAAACCATTTACCACTCATCATAATTCGTTAAACCAAGATTTTGTTTTGCGTATTGCAACAGAAATTCCATTGAAAAAATTGGTTATTGGTGGTTTTGACAGAGTTTATGAGCTTGGTAGAATATTTAGAAATGAAGGTTACGACACAACACATAACCCTGAATTTACAACAATCGAATTTTATGAAGCATACTCAAATGCAGAAGGTATGATGAATAGAACAGAGGATTTATTTAAGTACCTATGTAACAAATTAGGCAAACACACTTTTATAAATAATGGTGTTGAAATTGATTTATCAAAACCATTTAAAAGAATTAATATGGTTGATGCCGTAAATGAGAAAACTGGCAAGGACTTTAGAAATATTTCGTTGCAAGATGCTGTATCAGTAGCCAAAGAGCACAAAATTAAACTTGAAAAATTCTTCTCAATTGGCCATATTATTAATGCCTTATATGAAGAACTTGTTGAACATGAATTAATTGAACCAACCTTTGTTTATGGTCACCCAATTGAAGTATCTCCACTGTCTGCAAAAAGTGATGATCCAAGATTTACTGAACGTGCCGAATTATTCATAAACACAAAAGAATACGCAAACATGTATACAGAGCTTTCTGATCCAATAGACCAATTAGATAGATTCAAAAAACAATTGGATGAAAAGGCTGCCGGTAATGATGAAGCTTGCGACATTGATTGAGACTTCATTGATGCTTTAGAATATGGGATGCCACCAACAGGTGGTTGTGGAATTGGAATTGATAGATTGGTGATGTTACTTACAGAAACAAGTTCAATTCGTGATGTTCTTTTATTCCCAACACTTAGAAGACTAAAAAAATAACCCGGGGGGTTATTTTTTCTTTCGAAAAATGAGTATATTCGTAAATTATATTGAGTGAGAACTATTGTGTTTTTTTATTATGTTTATCAATGATGATAATTTATGACCATCCTGACTTATGTTAGGATTTTTGTTGTAATATTCGAATAATTTTTCAATAGATAATAATGAAAAAAATATTGTTACTTTATCTGATAGTATTCTTGTGGTTAAAATGTCATTTAATATATCAAACAAGAATCATTTATTAATATTCTCAGACCCAAAGCCATCAAGAACTAAAACATCTGCACTTTTTAATATCTTAATTATTTCAGGATTTCTGTTGTTCTTATCTGTAAATCCGTTTTTTAATTTTGCAAACAATGTAGATGTCTTAACATAAACAGAACTCATTTTATTCATTGCAAAATCAATTGCGATTGATTGAGCATATTTTGAATTATTTATTGAATCTCCGCTTGAAATATACAAACCACCAACAGAATTATTATCTTTTATTAATTGAAGTTTATTTTCAATCTCTCTTTGCGAGTTAATGTTTCTTACAACAGTTTTATTTAATCTTAAGTTGACATCTATTTCATCAAAATCACTCAATCAAAGATATTTTTGTATGTTTAAAAAATCAGAAACCTTGTGATTGAATGTTTTATTGAACACTAGCTCATTTTTTTGGTTGCGCTCAACACTAAATTTATAAACCGACGAGCTAGGATTGTCCAAATAATTTTTAACATCCAAAAACTCGGGTAAATATAATAAAAGCTCATCTCAGGTAATTTTTAATGACTCCATCAACTTAGCTAATTCTAGCGACTTCGAAATTATCTTTTTTATTTGCTTTTTGCGTTCTTTCTCAGTTGAAGCAAATAAATTTAAAAAGTCTAAATCTTTTGTTTCATTTATTGAGTCCATATTAATAGTTTTCAATACTTTCAGCTTTTTCTAAAAGATTATAATAAGTCGCTTTGTATAAGTCTTTTTTGGTTACAACAAAATTTTTACTGTTTTTCATTAATGAATCAAGATATTTTTCAAGAGGCTCAAACACAAATAATTCTTTTTTAATTAAATCTTTAATTATTTTATTTACATAGCGAAAATCAATTTTTCCACTCATCTCATTTGCATAGTAAAAAACTAAATTTATGCATGGGTCAGAAAAACCCGCTGTACGCGCTTCTTTAATAAGATCAACTATTTTAGTTGTTGCAATTTGGCCTTGAATTTGACTAAAGAAAACTCTTGAATCAGTTTTAAGTATAGCTTCATAAATATTTGGGAACTCAAAAGTATTTAAATCAATCTTCTCTTGAGTTGATAAAGAAAGTTCAACAGTATCTACAGGATTATTGTTTGGTTTATTAATGAAGTCAACCAATGATAAATCTTCCTCAGTGTCAAAAACATCTTCATAAGAAGCAGTTATTTCATATAAACGACCGGCTCTTCTGAAAAGTTTTTGCTGATCAATACCAATTAAACGATCATAATTTTGTTTGCCAATAATTTTCATTAATTTATTAGCTAAAATTGAATTTAATCTAATCCCTTTTTTATCAAGAGGTTTCTCAAGTGCAAACAATGTTTTACGATTTAAATCATCAATGTGTGTTTCTAATAATGAGACAGCTTCAAGCTTTATTCTTGCGTCATTTAACTCATTAATATTCATTTTTAGCATATATGTAATGCTGTCATAATCGTGAAATCCAGAACCTTGATCATCGCTTATTGCAAGATCACGTAAATATTCATATAAAACAATGGCGTTTGACCCCAAAATTGGCGCATAAAATTTACGCAAGTTTTTTAAATCTTCACTTGCAATAAATGATGTTGTTTCAATTGTAAAAAATGGATAATTTAAGTTTTTTAACATATACGCCTCGTCTAAAAAAGCAAGCCGATTTTAGCTGCTTTCTAATCCATTTTATAAAATTGATTTAACTAATTTTAAAATTTTTTGATTTTGTTCTAAACTTTCGCAGTTATTAATATAAATATCCACAATCGGCTTTAAACTAAAAAGTGATTTTTTGATTGATTTTGGATCGTTTTTTGCATCTATTAGCATGATTGTTGACTTATCCACATTCCGTTTAACTAGATTTTTTTGCCTTTTTTTAGGGTTATTTGACAAGCACAAAACAACAGAAATCAAAGACAAAAAATCACAATATTTATTGCTTAAATTAGGTAGCTCAGCTAACTCATATTTCCCATTTTTTAGTGTTGTAAAAATTTCTTGATAAACGATTTTTTCTAATCGTTCTAAATTATCAATATTTTGGCCAATTCACTGTTTAATTTTTGTTTTTGAAACACCGTTTTCATCAAGCAAAAAATCGCCTATTTCTTCTCTAATTTTTTGACATAATTTAGAACCCAATAAATAATTTTTTGCCACAAATTCATCAGCAAAAAATATTTTTGAATTATCAATACCTAAATTTTTTAAAAAAGTAGTTTTGCCTACCCCAATTTTTCCTATCACTGCAATCATATTATTCCCCACTGAATTTTTTAAGAGCAATCATCGCGCTTTTTAAATAAGCCCTTGAAATTCCGCCAGCTCCAAGTTTTATTCCGCCAAAATATCTAACAACAAATATTGCTAAATTCCTTGCTTTTGTTTTCAAAAGCAAATCTCTTATTGGTTTGCCCGCTGTGTGCTTAGGCTCGCCATTATCATCACAACCGGCGTGTTGGATTTGATTTTCATAAAAAACATAACCATAACAAATGTGTCGAGCTTTTTTATGTTCTAATCACAATTTTGCAGCGAAATTTTTAACTTGTTCTTTATTTTCAACTTTTATGCAAATACTGTAGAATTTTGATTTTTTCTCTTCAAAATATTCAAGTTCCATAATTTAAATTATAAATTCATTTTAGCTAAAAAAAGGGATAAAAAAAATGGGGCGAATGAAGGGATTCGAACCCTCGAATGACGGGACCACAACCCGCTGTGTTAGACCGCTTCACCACAATCGCCATTTAGCAAAAATATTATAGAGTAATTTTTTGAATAAATAAATAAAATATTGATAATTTTTTTATTAAATTTATTTAATAAATTATAATATAAG contains:
- a CDS encoding YigZ family protein; this encodes MELEYFEEKKSKFYSICIKVENKEQVKNFAAKLWLEHKKARHICYGYVFYENQIQHAGCDDNGEPKHTAGKPIRDLLLKTKARNLAIFVVRYFGGIKLGAGGISRAYLKSAMIALKKFSGE
- a CDS encoding ATP-binding protein, producing the protein MDSINETKDLDFLNLFASTEKERKKQIKKIISKSLELAKLMESLKITWDELLLYLPEFLDVKNYLDNPSSSVYKFSVERNQKNELVFNKTFNHKVSDFLNIQKYLWLSDFDEIDVNLRLNKTVVRNINSQREIENKLQLIKDNNSVGGLYISSGDSINNSKYAQSIAIDFAMNKMSSVYVKTSTLFAKLKNGFTDKNNRNPEIIKILKSADVLVLDGFGSENINKWFLFDILNDILTTRILSDKVTIFFSLLSIEKLFEYYNKNPNISQDGHKLSSLINIIKKHNSSHSI
- the lysS gene encoding lysine--tRNA ligase; the protein is MEKYTEQEQVRRDKLANYEKNNIIAYKKAYGLGELSYSDEIANEFAKFTKDELHEKSITRNIAGRLVGKRGPFLVIRDFHGDIQAYFNKKELSQYVELVSTFDIGDIIWVSGNVMKTMTDAVVIKVSKIDLLSKSLKPLPEKYHGLVDAEERYRRRYVDLIVNSESREKFIKRIKITQWIKDYFNNLGYLDVETPFLHDYISGAAAKPFTTHHNSLNQDFVLRIATEIPLKKLVIGGFDRVYELGRIFRNEGYDTTHNPEFTTIEFYEAYSNAEGMMNRTEDLFKYLCNKLGKHTFINNGVEIDLSKPFKRINMVDAVNEKTGKDFRNISLQDAVSVAKEHKIKLEKFFSIGHIINALYEELVEHELIEPTFVYGHPIEVSPLSAKSDDPRFTERAELFINTKEYANMYTELSDPIDQLDRFKKQLDEKAAGNDEACDIDWDFIDALEYGMPPTGGCGIGIDRLVMLLTETSSIRDVLLFPTLRRLKK
- a CDS encoding dephospho-CoA kinase — translated: MIAVIGKIGVGKTTFLKNLGIDNSKIFFADEFVAKNYLLGSKLCQKIREEIGDFLLDENGVSKTKIKQWIGQNIDNLERLEKIVYQEIFTTLKNGKYELAELPNLSNKYCDFLSLISVVLCLSNNPKKRQKNLVKRNVDKSTIMLIDAKNDPKSIKKSLFSLKPIVDIYINNCESLEQNQKILKLVKSIL
- a CDS encoding DnaD domain protein; amino-acid sequence: MLKNLNYPFFTIETTSFIASEDLKNLRKFYAPILGSNAIVLYEYLRDLAISDDQGSGFHDYDSITYMLKMNINELNDARIKLEAVSLLETHIDDLNRKTLFALEKPLDKKGIRLNSILANKLMKIIGKQNYDRLIGIDQQKLFRRAGRLYEITASYEDVFDTEEDLSLVDFINKPNNNPVDTVELSLSTQEKIDLNTFEFPNIYEAILKTDSRVFFSQIQGQIATTKIVDLIKEARTAGFSDPCINLVFYYANEMSGKIDFRYVNKIIKDLIKKELFVFEPLEKYLDSLMKNSKNFVVTKKDLYKATYYNLLEKAESIENY